One window of the Pseudomonas sihuiensis genome contains the following:
- a CDS encoding alpha/beta fold hydrolase, producing MHLDHRLLAVNGIELSLYSAGPKHGKPVWLLHGFPECWYAWNPQIEALAAAGYRVFAPEMRGYGASSAPADPTAYDLLTLCGDIQAAMDMLGQREVAVVGHDWGAPVAWHLALLEPQRVKALGALSVPFGGRPKRPAIEMMREAYAGRFHYILYFQQPGVAEAELDEDIGRSLRLLLGGLGDALLATDKPADARLFDGMPDDLPLPPWCNEAMFAHYLRTFERHGFRGALNWYRNFERNWQRTEALAELQVEQPTLFLLGEHDPVGRFEAPTLKRMGDKVPHLERHDLPGAGHWLQAECGERVNALLLDFLARNYR from the coding sequence ATGCACCTCGATCACCGCCTGCTCGCCGTCAACGGCATTGAACTCAGCCTGTACAGCGCCGGCCCCAAGCACGGCAAGCCGGTGTGGCTGCTGCATGGTTTTCCCGAGTGCTGGTACGCCTGGAATCCGCAGATCGAGGCTCTGGCCGCCGCTGGCTATCGCGTGTTCGCCCCGGAAATGCGTGGCTACGGCGCCAGCAGCGCGCCGGCTGATCCGACGGCCTATGACCTGCTCACCCTGTGCGGCGATATCCAGGCGGCGATGGATATGCTCGGCCAGCGTGAGGTGGCGGTGGTCGGCCACGACTGGGGCGCGCCGGTGGCCTGGCACCTGGCACTGCTGGAGCCGCAGCGGGTCAAGGCGCTCGGCGCACTGTCGGTGCCCTTCGGCGGCCGGCCGAAACGCCCGGCCATCGAGATGATGCGCGAGGCCTACGCCGGGCGTTTCCACTACATCCTGTATTTCCAGCAACCGGGCGTGGCCGAGGCCGAGCTGGACGAAGACATCGGCCGCAGCCTGCGCCTGCTGCTCGGCGGCCTCGGCGATGCCCTGCTGGCAACGGACAAACCAGCCGATGCGCGACTGTTCGATGGCATGCCGGATGACCTGCCACTGCCGCCCTGGTGCAACGAGGCGATGTTCGCCCACTACCTGCGCACCTTCGAGCGCCACGGCTTTCGCGGCGCGCTGAACTGGTACCGCAACTTCGAGCGCAACTGGCAACGCACCGAGGCCCTGGCCGAGCTTCAGGTGGAGCAGCCAACGCTATTCCTGCTCGGCGAGCATGATCCGGTGGGCCGCTTCGAGGCGCCGACGCTGAAACGCATGGGCGACAAGGTGCCGCACCTGGAACGCCATGACCTGCCCGGCGCCGGCCATTGGCTGCAGGCCGAATGCGGCGAGCGGGTCAACGCCCTGCTGCTGGATTTTCTCGCACGAAACTACCGGTAA
- a CDS encoding polyprenyl synthetase family protein translates to MIAAYQKRCQTRVDTALEALFQAPRTELERLYQAMRYSVMNGGKRVRPLLVYAACEALEGDLERADGAACAVELIHAYSLVHDDLPAMDDDDLRRGQPTTHKAFDEASAILAGDGLQSLAFEVLADHRRNPQDAETRLQMIELLSQAAGPAGMVGGQAIDLGSVGLQLDQQALEVMHRHKTGALIEASVALGALASGNTDELAHKALLQYARAIGLAFQVQDDILDVESDTATLGKTQGKDEAHDKPTYPALLGLDAAKDYALELRDQALHVLRPFGNSAEPLRELARYIVERRS, encoded by the coding sequence ATGATTGCGGCGTATCAGAAACGCTGCCAGACCCGCGTCGACACTGCACTGGAAGCGCTGTTTCAAGCTCCACGCACAGAGCTCGAACGCCTCTACCAGGCCATGCGCTACAGCGTGATGAACGGCGGCAAGCGCGTGCGCCCGCTGCTGGTCTATGCCGCTTGCGAGGCTCTCGAAGGTGATCTCGAACGTGCCGATGGCGCTGCCTGTGCGGTGGAGCTGATCCATGCCTACTCGCTGGTGCACGACGATCTGCCGGCGATGGACGATGACGACCTGCGTCGCGGTCAGCCGACCACCCACAAGGCCTTCGACGAAGCCAGTGCCATCCTTGCTGGCGATGGTCTGCAAAGCCTGGCCTTCGAAGTGCTCGCCGACCACCGGCGCAATCCGCAGGATGCCGAGACGCGCCTGCAGATGATCGAGTTGCTGAGCCAGGCTGCAGGCCCGGCCGGCATGGTCGGCGGTCAAGCCATCGACCTTGGCTCGGTCGGCCTGCAACTCGACCAGCAGGCGCTGGAAGTGATGCACCGGCACAAGACCGGCGCGCTGATCGAAGCCAGCGTGGCGCTCGGCGCCCTGGCCAGTGGCAACACCGACGAACTGGCGCACAAGGCCCTGTTGCAATACGCCCGCGCCATCGGCCTGGCCTTCCAGGTGCAGGACGACATCCTCGACGTGGAGAGCGATACCGCCACCCTGGGCAAGACCCAGGGCAAGGACGAAGCCCACGACAAGCCCACCTACCCCGCCCTGCTTGGCCTCGACGCGGCCAAGGACTACGCACTGGAGCTGCGCGACCAGGCCCTGCACGTGCTGCGCCCGTTCGGCAACAGCGCCGAACCGCTGCGCGAGCTGGCGCGCTACATAGTCGAACGACGCAGCTAG
- a CDS encoding carboxyl transferase domain-containing protein has translation MPFPALLIANRGEIAIRIAQACADLGIRSVAVYAEDDSACLHTRKADQAVALAGRGPAAYLDMDQLIGIAREQGCAAIHPGYGFLAENAEFARRCQAARLTFVGPTPETLQLFGDKAAARDLAERCDVPLVPGINQAVTPEQAKAFLAEHGSVMLKALAGGGGRGMRAVDEPAQLAEAFARCASEAQGAFGSGALYVEKRVRRARHIEVQVLGDGSGAVSHLWERDCSLQRRHQKLVEIAPSPDLDVVTRDAIIASALRLAAEVQYRGIGTFEFLLDLDQPGRFYFMEANPRVQVEHTVTEQVTGVDLLHTQLHLAAGSSLAELKLLTPPATNGYAVQVRLNLETLLADGTTRPASGVLSAYQPPSGPGLRVDGCGYAGYTVSPAYDSLIAKLIASAGDYPGALRRAYRGLCEFRLDGVASNLHLLQNLLHCEAVIANQVDTTYVERQLDALLAARAQAHPHRYFATDASLHSAKATVDAPPGTLALSAPNAGVLVSLEVAEGDAVATGQRIAVLEAMKMEFEVKAEHSGIVRALAVAPGDAIGEGQALAFLEPAEVDGLDAHGEQAVDLAHIRADLAEVLERHARLTDAGRPEAVAKRRKTGQRTVRENLADLLDADSFIEYGAMALAAQRRRRSPEELLELSPADGLVAGIGTVNAASFGAEAARCMAIAYDYTVFAGTQGVMNHKKTDRMLALAEQWRLPVVLFAEGGGGRPGDTDFVGVAGLDCHTFVAMAKLSGLVPTVGVVSGRCFAGNAALLGCCDVIIATRNATIGMAGPAMIEGGGLGSFTPEQVGPTSVQGPNGVIDVLVEDETAAVAVAKQYLGYFQGSLPGWQCSDSRELRQVIPENRLRVYDIRKVIELLADHGSVLELRRQFAPGLITALIRIEGKPFGLIANNPAHLGGAIDAVAGDKAARFLQLCEAHDLPIVSLCDTPGFMVGPEAEKQATVRHVSRLFVTAASLTVPFFTLVLRKGYGLGAQAMAAGSFHSPLFTAAWPSGEFGAMGLEGAVRLGFAKELAAQPDEAARQALFDKLVAKAYDNGKALNMASYLEIDAVIDPADSRAWLLRGLNAAPRPPRRDGKKRPFIDTW, from the coding sequence ATGCCCTTCCCCGCCCTGCTGATCGCCAACCGCGGCGAGATCGCCATTCGTATCGCCCAGGCCTGCGCCGACCTCGGTATCCGCAGCGTCGCTGTGTACGCCGAGGACGACAGCGCCTGCCTGCACACGCGCAAGGCAGATCAGGCCGTGGCGCTGGCGGGACGCGGCCCGGCGGCCTATCTGGATATGGATCAGCTCATTGGCATCGCCCGTGAACAGGGCTGTGCAGCCATCCACCCCGGCTACGGTTTTCTCGCCGAGAACGCCGAGTTCGCCCGCCGTTGCCAGGCTGCCCGGCTGACCTTCGTCGGCCCGACGCCGGAAACCCTGCAGCTTTTCGGCGACAAGGCCGCCGCCCGTGATCTCGCCGAGCGCTGCGACGTACCACTGGTGCCCGGTATCAACCAGGCGGTGACGCCAGAGCAGGCCAAGGCCTTTCTCGCCGAACACGGCAGCGTGATGCTCAAGGCCCTGGCCGGCGGTGGCGGGCGCGGTATGCGTGCAGTGGACGAGCCGGCGCAACTGGCCGAGGCCTTTGCCCGTTGCGCCTCCGAGGCCCAGGGCGCCTTTGGCAGTGGCGCGCTTTACGTGGAAAAGCGCGTACGCCGCGCCCGGCATATCGAAGTGCAGGTACTCGGCGACGGCAGTGGCGCAGTCAGCCACCTGTGGGAGCGCGACTGCAGCCTGCAGCGCCGCCATCAGAAGCTGGTGGAGATCGCGCCCAGCCCCGATCTGGATGTGGTTACCCGTGACGCGATCATCGCCAGCGCCCTGCGCCTGGCCGCCGAGGTGCAGTATCGCGGCATCGGCACCTTCGAGTTCCTCCTCGACCTCGACCAACCAGGACGCTTCTACTTCATGGAGGCCAATCCGCGCGTGCAGGTGGAGCACACCGTCACCGAGCAGGTCACCGGTGTCGACCTGCTGCACACGCAACTGCACCTGGCCGCCGGCAGCAGCCTGGCCGAACTGAAGCTGCTCACACCGCCCGCGACCAACGGTTATGCCGTGCAGGTGCGCCTGAATCTGGAAACCCTGCTCGCCGACGGTACGACGCGCCCGGCCAGCGGCGTGCTCAGCGCTTACCAGCCGCCCAGCGGCCCCGGCCTGCGTGTGGATGGCTGCGGCTATGCCGGCTACACCGTCAGCCCGGCCTACGATTCGCTGATCGCCAAGCTGATCGCCAGCGCCGGTGACTACCCCGGTGCCCTGCGCCGTGCCTATCGGGGGCTGTGCGAGTTCCGCCTCGACGGCGTGGCGAGCAACCTGCACCTGCTGCAGAACCTGCTGCACTGCGAGGCGGTGATCGCCAATCAGGTCGACACCACCTACGTCGAACGCCAACTGGACGCCCTGCTGGCAGCCCGCGCACAGGCCCACCCGCACCGCTACTTCGCCACTGACGCCTCGCTGCATAGCGCCAAGGCCACTGTCGATGCACCGCCCGGCACCTTGGCCCTGAGCGCCCCCAACGCTGGCGTGCTGGTCAGCCTGGAGGTAGCCGAGGGCGATGCCGTAGCCACTGGCCAGCGCATCGCCGTGCTGGAAGCAATGAAAATGGAGTTCGAGGTCAAGGCCGAGCACAGCGGCATCGTCCGTGCGTTGGCCGTGGCCCCCGGTGACGCCATCGGTGAGGGCCAGGCGCTGGCATTCCTGGAGCCAGCCGAGGTGGATGGCCTCGACGCCCACGGCGAGCAGGCAGTCGACCTGGCGCATATCCGCGCCGATCTGGCCGAGGTACTGGAACGCCACGCGCGCCTGACCGATGCGGGTCGCCCCGAGGCCGTGGCGAAAAGGCGCAAGACCGGCCAGCGCACCGTGCGGGAAAACCTGGCGGACTTGCTCGATGCAGACAGCTTTATCGAATACGGCGCCATGGCCCTGGCCGCCCAGCGCCGTCGGCGTTCGCCCGAGGAGCTGCTGGAGCTGAGCCCGGCCGACGGCCTGGTCGCCGGAATCGGCACGGTGAACGCCGCGAGTTTCGGCGCCGAGGCCGCGCGCTGCATGGCCATCGCCTACGACTACACGGTGTTCGCCGGTACTCAGGGCGTGATGAACCACAAGAAGACCGACCGCATGCTGGCCCTGGCCGAGCAATGGCGCCTGCCGGTGGTGCTGTTCGCCGAAGGCGGCGGCGGCCGCCCGGGCGATACCGACTTCGTCGGCGTAGCCGGGCTGGACTGTCATACCTTCGTGGCCATGGCCAAACTCTCCGGTCTGGTGCCGACCGTGGGCGTGGTCTCCGGCCGCTGCTTCGCCGGCAACGCCGCGCTGCTTGGTTGCTGCGACGTGATCATCGCAACGAGGAACGCGACCATCGGCATGGCCGGCCCGGCGATGATCGAAGGTGGCGGCCTCGGCAGTTTCACCCCCGAGCAGGTCGGCCCGACCAGCGTGCAAGGCCCCAACGGGGTGATCGACGTGCTGGTGGAGGACGAAACCGCAGCGGTTGCCGTGGCCAAGCAATACCTGGGCTATTTCCAAGGCTCGTTACCCGGCTGGCAATGCAGCGATAGCCGCGAGTTGCGCCAGGTGATCCCGGAAAACCGCCTGCGCGTGTACGACATCCGCAAGGTGATCGAGCTGCTCGCCGATCACGGTAGCGTGCTGGAACTGCGCCGCCAGTTCGCACCCGGCCTGATCACCGCGCTGATTCGTATCGAAGGCAAGCCCTTCGGCCTTATCGCCAACAACCCCGCGCACCTGGGCGGCGCCATCGATGCGGTGGCCGGCGACAAGGCCGCGCGTTTTTTGCAACTGTGCGAGGCCCATGACCTGCCCATCGTCTCGCTGTGCGACACCCCCGGCTTCATGGTCGGGCCGGAGGCGGAGAAACAGGCCACGGTGCGCCACGTCTCGCGCCTGTTCGTCACCGCCGCCAGCCTCACGGTGCCGTTCTTCACCCTGGTGCTGCGCAAGGGCTATGGCCTCGGCGCCCAGGCCATGGCGGCCGGCAGCTTCCATTCGCCGCTGTTCACCGCCGCCTGGCCCAGTGGCGAATTCGGCGCCATGGGCCTGGAAGGTGCAGTGCGCCTGGGTTTTGCCAAGGAACTGGCGGCCCAGCCGGACGAAGCCGCGCGCCAGGCACTGTTCGACAAGCTGGTGGCCAAGGCCTACGACAACGGCAAGGCGCTGAACATGGCCAGCTATCTTGAGATCGACGCGGTGATCGACCCGGCCGACAGCCGCGCCTGGCTGCTGCGCGGGCTCAATGCGGCGCCGCGTCCACCCCGACGCGACGGCAAGAAACGTCCCTTCATCGACACCTGGTAA
- a CDS encoding exodeoxyribonuclease VII small subunit — protein MARKKAAPDFEHSLAELQTLVERLESGELSLEDSLTAFEQGIGLTRECQAALAQAEQKVQILLERDGELQPAPFDTDEPA, from the coding sequence ATGGCCCGCAAAAAAGCCGCCCCCGACTTCGAACACTCCCTCGCCGAGCTTCAAACGCTGGTCGAGCGCCTGGAGAGCGGCGAGCTGTCGCTGGAAGACTCGCTGACTGCTTTCGAGCAGGGCATCGGCCTAACCCGTGAGTGCCAGGCCGCCCTGGCCCAGGCCGAGCAGAAGGTACAGATTCTGCTCGAGCGCGACGGTGAGTTGCAGCCCGCCCCCTTCGACACGGACGAGCCCGCATGA
- the dxs gene encoding 1-deoxy-D-xylulose-5-phosphate synthase, with amino-acid sequence MPTTFHEIPRERPLTPLLDSANTPDELRRLAEADLETLADELRQYLLYSVGQSGGHFGAGLGVIELTIALHYVFDTPDDRLVWDVGHQAYPHKILTGRRERMGTLRQKDGLAAFPRRSESEYDTFGVGHSSTSISAALGMAIAARLKGEKRKSVAVIGDGALTAGMAFEALNHATDVGANMLVILNDNDMSISKNVGGLSNYLAKIISSRTYASMREGSKKILSRLPGAWEIARKVEEHAKGMLVPGTLFEELGWNYVGPIDGHDLPTLLATLRNMRDLDGPQFLHVVTKKGKGFAPAEADPIGYHAITKLEPVTPVAAPLSSPKRPSGPKYSNVFGQWLCDMAAADNRLVGITPAMKEGSDLVDFSERFPERYFDVAIAEQHAVTLAAGMACEGAKPVVAIYSTFLQRAYDQLIHDVAVQHLDVLFAIDRAGLVGEDGPTHAGSFDLSYLRCIPGMLVMTPSDENELRRMLTTGHLFDGPAAVRYPRGTGPNAPLDAGLEPLEIGKAVVRRQGKGVALLAFGVQLAEALRVGETLDATVVDMRFVKPLDEALLRELAGSHELLVTIEENSIMGGAGSAVSEFFAAENIQLPMLHLGLPDYYVEHAKPSQMLAECGLDEAGIERAVRERLSLLQA; translated from the coding sequence ATGCCGACCACTTTCCACGAGATCCCCCGCGAGCGCCCGTTGACGCCGCTGCTCGACAGCGCCAACACGCCCGACGAACTGCGCCGCCTGGCCGAAGCGGACCTGGAAACCCTCGCTGACGAACTGCGCCAATACCTGCTCTACAGCGTTGGCCAGAGCGGCGGGCACTTCGGTGCCGGGCTCGGCGTGATCGAGCTGACCATCGCCCTGCACTACGTCTTCGACACCCCCGATGACCGCCTGGTGTGGGACGTCGGCCATCAGGCCTACCCGCACAAGATCCTCACCGGCCGGCGCGAGCGCATGGGCACGCTGCGCCAGAAAGACGGCCTGGCCGCCTTCCCGCGGCGCAGCGAGAGCGAGTACGACACCTTCGGCGTCGGCCACTCCAGCACCAGCATCAGCGCGGCCCTTGGCATGGCCATCGCCGCCCGCCTGAAGGGCGAGAAGCGCAAGAGCGTGGCAGTGATCGGTGACGGCGCACTGACCGCCGGCATGGCCTTCGAAGCGCTCAACCACGCCACCGACGTCGGCGCCAACATGCTGGTGATCCTCAACGACAACGACATGTCGATCTCCAAGAATGTCGGCGGCCTGTCCAACTACCTGGCCAAGATCATCTCCAGCCGCACCTACGCCAGCATGCGCGAGGGCAGCAAGAAGATCCTCTCGCGCCTGCCCGGCGCCTGGGAAATCGCGCGCAAGGTCGAGGAACACGCCAAGGGCATGCTGGTACCCGGCACCCTGTTCGAGGAACTGGGCTGGAACTACGTCGGCCCCATCGACGGCCACGACCTGCCGACCCTGCTGGCTACATTACGCAATATGCGCGACCTCGACGGCCCGCAGTTCCTGCATGTGGTGACCAAGAAGGGCAAGGGCTTCGCCCCGGCCGAGGCCGATCCCATCGGCTACCACGCCATCACCAAGCTGGAACCGGTGACCCCGGTCGCCGCGCCGCTCTCTAGCCCGAAGCGGCCAAGCGGCCCGAAATACTCCAACGTGTTCGGTCAGTGGCTGTGCGACATGGCCGCAGCCGATAACCGCCTGGTCGGCATCACCCCGGCGATGAAGGAAGGCTCCGACCTAGTGGATTTCAGCGAGCGCTTCCCCGAGCGCTACTTCGACGTCGCCATTGCCGAGCAGCACGCCGTGACCCTGGCCGCTGGCATGGCCTGCGAAGGTGCCAAGCCGGTGGTGGCGATCTACTCCACCTTCCTTCAGCGCGCCTATGACCAGTTGATCCACGACGTCGCCGTGCAGCACCTCGACGTGCTGTTCGCCATCGACCGCGCCGGCCTGGTTGGCGAAGACGGCCCGACTCACGCGGGCAGCTTCGACCTGTCCTACCTGCGCTGCATCCCCGGCATGCTGGTGATGACGCCGAGCGACGAGAACGAGCTGCGCCGCATGCTCACCACCGGCCACCTGTTCGACGGCCCGGCGGCGGTGCGCTATCCGCGCGGCACCGGCCCCAACGCGCCGCTCGATGCCGGCCTGGAGCCGCTGGAGATCGGCAAGGCAGTGGTGCGCCGCCAAGGCAAGGGCGTCGCCCTGCTGGCCTTCGGCGTGCAACTGGCCGAAGCCCTGCGCGTCGGTGAAACGCTGGACGCCACGGTGGTCGACATGCGCTTCGTCAAACCGCTGGACGAAGCCCTGCTGCGCGAACTGGCAGGCAGCCACGAGCTGCTGGTGACCATCGAAGAAAACAGCATCATGGGCGGCGCCGGTAGCGCGGTCAGCGAATTCTTCGCCGCCGAGAACATCCAGCTGCCGATGCTGCACCTGGGCCTGCCGGACTACTACGTCGAGCACGCCAAGCCGAGCCAGATGCTCGCCGAGTGCGGCCTCGACGAAGCAGGGATCGAACGCGCGGTACGTGAGCGTCTGAGTTTGCTGCAGGCCTGA
- the pcaQ gene encoding pca operon transcription factor PcaQ, whose amino-acid sequence MNIDTRIKFRHLLCFLEIARQRSFAKAADALAVSQPAISKTLKELEEILEASLFERGRNGVSLTAAGVAFMRYAGPCVQALRDGVNSLREGEHEAGQVRVGVLSTVESLLIPEVVRRLHQRHSALVVSVATGPGAYLLGQLRVGELDLVVGRMTDSPDIQGLTFEHLYSESMSLVVRPGHPLLAVGAAALGHLGDYPLVLPTAGTTIRKHADSLFVQCGVTPSRQRLETLSPALSRRYVLSGDALWVAPQDAVCLDVQRGELVELQLGVQEPGGSVGICRNSALALPLPAEQFCAALREVAEAYREGLFL is encoded by the coding sequence ATGAACATCGACACCCGTATCAAATTCCGCCACCTGCTGTGCTTTCTCGAAATCGCCCGCCAGCGCAGCTTCGCCAAGGCAGCCGATGCCCTGGCGGTCAGCCAGCCGGCGATCTCCAAGACCCTCAAGGAGTTGGAAGAAATCCTCGAGGCCAGCCTGTTCGAGCGGGGCAGGAACGGGGTGAGTCTGACCGCTGCTGGGGTCGCCTTCATGCGTTACGCCGGCCCGTGCGTGCAGGCGCTGCGCGATGGGGTGAACAGTCTTCGCGAAGGTGAGCACGAGGCCGGCCAGGTGCGCGTCGGTGTGCTTTCTACCGTAGAGAGCCTGCTGATTCCCGAGGTGGTGCGGCGCCTGCATCAGCGTCACTCGGCGCTGGTGGTCAGTGTTGCCACTGGGCCGGGCGCCTACCTGCTCGGTCAGTTGCGCGTCGGCGAGCTGGACCTGGTGGTCGGGCGCATGACCGACAGCCCGGACATCCAGGGCCTGACCTTCGAGCACCTGTACAGCGAATCGATGAGCCTGGTGGTGCGCCCCGGTCACCCGCTGCTGGCCGTCGGCGCCGCCGCGCTGGGACACCTTGGCGATTACCCGCTGGTGCTGCCGACGGCCGGTACCACCATCCGCAAGCACGCCGACAGCCTGTTCGTACAGTGCGGGGTGACGCCCTCGCGGCAGCGCCTGGAGACACTGTCGCCGGCGCTGAGTCGGCGCTACGTGCTGTCCGGCGATGCGCTGTGGGTGGCGCCGCAGGACGCGGTGTGCCTGGACGTGCAGCGCGGCGAGCTGGTCGAGCTGCAGCTGGGTGTGCAGGAACCGGGTGGCTCGGTGGGCATCTGCCGCAACAGTGCTCTGGCCCTGCCGCTGCCCGCCGAGCAGTTCTGCGCGGCGCTGCGTGAGGTGGCCGAAGCCTACCGCGAAGGGCTTTTTTTATAA
- a CDS encoding sulfite exporter TauE/SafE family protein → MSLPDLLLLALAGFAAGGMNALAGGGTFFSFPALLAAGLPPVTANATNAVALWPASLAGAWAARASLRPLGRYLLPLLLAGLAGGLLGGLLLLAGGDDVFRVLIPWLLLAATALFAASPWLGRALAARRKAAEHPPHTPLSLGAHIGVSIYGGYFGAGMGILQLAAFSIEGHPLARANALKNLISAVIYSIATLTFVIAGRVSWYELAILLTGATIGGYAGGALGEKLPPALLRSFVILVGSTMTLYYFWSTYFSA, encoded by the coding sequence ATGTCCCTGCCTGATCTGCTGCTGTTGGCCCTCGCCGGTTTCGCCGCTGGGGGCATGAATGCCCTGGCTGGCGGCGGTACCTTCTTCTCCTTCCCCGCCCTGCTCGCCGCCGGCCTGCCGCCGGTAACGGCCAATGCCACCAATGCCGTGGCGCTGTGGCCGGCCAGCCTGGCTGGTGCGTGGGCAGCACGCGCCTCGTTGCGGCCGCTGGGGCGTTATCTGCTTCCACTGCTGTTGGCCGGTCTGGCCGGCGGCCTGCTCGGCGGCCTGTTGCTGCTGGCCGGCGGCGACGATGTGTTCCGCGTGCTGATCCCCTGGCTATTGCTGGCCGCCACCGCGCTGTTCGCTGCCAGCCCCTGGCTGGGGCGCGCTCTGGCCGCGCGGCGCAAGGCCGCCGAGCATCCGCCGCACACGCCGTTGTCGCTGGGTGCACACATCGGCGTGTCGATCTACGGCGGCTACTTCGGCGCCGGTATGGGCATTCTGCAACTGGCCGCGTTTTCCATCGAAGGCCACCCGCTGGCCCGCGCCAATGCGCTGAAAAACCTGATCTCGGCGGTGATCTACAGCATCGCCACGCTGACCTTCGTCATCGCCGGCCGGGTCAGCTGGTACGAGCTGGCGATCCTGCTCACCGGCGCCACCATCGGCGGTTATGCCGGTGGCGCACTGGGCGAGAAGCTGCCGCCGGCACTGCTGCGCAGCTTCGTCATCCTGGTCGGCAGCACGATGACCCTGTACTACTTCTGGAGCACCTACTTCTCGGCGTAA